AATTCCTATGACTTTTCATTCTTGTTTTTCAATTCTAAATAATACTTTTCCATCAAGTCCGGGCGTTTCTTTTTTGTCACTTCTAACTGCTTTTCCTTGCGCCATTGGGCTATTTTTTTATGATTTCCTGAACGTAGTACTGGCGGAACTTCCCACCCCCTAAAAACTGCGGGACGAGTATAATGAGGGTAATCCAATAAACCATCCTCAAAACTATCTGCATAAAGAGACTCTACCTTGCCCACAGTACCCGGTAGTAGTCGAATAACCCCATTTATTAAGGCTAAAGCAGGTATTTCTCCACAGGTTAAGACAAAATCCCCTAAAGATACTTCTCTGGTAACAATATTTTGTACTCTCTCATCAATACCTTCGTAGTGTCCACAAATTAAGACTAACTGCTCGAAATTTGCTAATTCTCGTAAAAGAGGTTGATCCATTGTTTGCCCTTGAGGAGAAAGCAAAATCACCTCTCTTGATTCTAAAATAGGTAAAGATTCAACCGCCGCAAAAATAGGTTCTGGTTTTAATACCATACCAACACCCCCTCCATAAGGTTCGTCATCAACTTGATGGTGTTTATCGGTGGTGAAATCTCTAGGATTAACTAAATTTACGGAAGCAATACCTTTATTTAAAGCCTTACCCAATAAGCCACAACTCAAAGGAGAAGAAAAAAAGTCTGGAAATAAAGTAATAACGTCTATTTGCACAACTAAGAATTATATTTAAGGTAATTTAATCGAAGAAAAAAGAAAAAGTAATAATGGTCAAAAAAATGACAGTTTAGCCCAAATTTTCATGATTATATGGGATAGCCATTGAAAATTTATAATTTTTGTTTAAAGTTAAATTTAATTATTTTAAGGGCTTGTTATATCATTATTATTCATAATTGACTATTTATGAGCAATTGTTGACCTTGATCAATCTTCGATGGTAAAGATTATGATAATCTGATCATGGGAAATATTCGTCTTAGGTGAGTGAAAAAAATCTGAATCCGACAGATGTTTTACTCGCTTTTACTGTTAATGGTATAAAAATCTCTTAGAATTTAATTTTAGTCTAAGTAGGGAATCATCTTAAGTTAAGTTAGAAAATAACATGAAGCAATATCAAAGAAGCTCAATCCTAGTTATAGGAGGTGCAGAAGATAAGGTACACGGAAAAGAAATTTTACAGAGTTTTTGGCATTGTGCAGGGGGAACATCTGCTATCATCGGTATTATTCCTTCGGCTTCAAGAGAGCCTACTATCATCGGGGAGCGCTACTTTAATATTTTCCGGGATATGGGTGCTAAAGATATCAGAGTGCTTGATGTGCGCGATCGCATCCATGGAGAAGATAAGGGTTATCAAGAATATGTAGAAGAGTGTACAGGTATATTTATGACTGGGGGGGATCAACTGCGATTGTGTGGATTATTAGCAGATACCCCTTTAATGGAAAGAATCCGTCAAAGAGTAAAATTAGGAGAAGTCACCCTTGCAGGAACAAGCGCAGGAGCGGCAGTAATGGGTCATCATATGATAGCAGGGGGAAGTAGTGGAGAATCCCCAAATCGAGCGTTGGTAGATATGGCCATGGGATTGGGAATCATTCCCGAAGTAATTGTGGATCAACATTTCCACAACCGTAACCGTATGGCAAGATTATTGAGTGCTATTTCTAGTCATCCTGAAAGATTGGGTATCGGTATTGATGAAGACACTTGTGCTGTTTTCCATCACCATAATGAATTTATAGAAGTTTTGGGTAGAGGAACCGTTACAATTGTTGATGCCCAAGCCATGAGTTACACCAATCAGGGAGATGTTTCGGCAGAAGCCCCTTTAGCTCTTCATAATCTGAGATTACATATTTTGGGACATGGTGATCGATATAATATCAAGAATCATCAACCCATTGCCGCAGTTGTTGAATAATTATGGGTGTTGCTTAATTATGATATGAAATGTACTGGAATTATGCCAAAATTGACACATCAAAATATTATCACTATTTCCTATTCCCCACCTAAACGAGAGACTATGTCTAAAATCAGCAACGCCTAATTATGAATTAATATCCATGACCTTTAAAGCCGAGAAACTGTCGTCTGTTACTAGAGTTCTCAAAAAAATAAAGAAATGTTCAAGTTGAACAGTTAAAAAGAGCTTAAAAACGAGACACTTAAAATTGCGTCTAATATGATTGAACCGTTGGGAAACTTAATTAGAAATCATGAAAATCCTCAAAACACAAACATTACGTGGACCTAATTACTGGAGCATTAGAAGACAAAAACTAATTCAAATGCGTTTGGATTTGGAAGATGTGGCCGAAAAGCCATCTA
This is a stretch of genomic DNA from Cyanobacterium aponinum PCC 10605. It encodes these proteins:
- the trmD gene encoding tRNA (guanosine(37)-N1)-methyltransferase TrmD, with translation MQIDVITLFPDFFSSPLSCGLLGKALNKGIASVNLVNPRDFTTDKHHQVDDEPYGGGVGMVLKPEPIFAAVESLPILESREVILLSPQGQTMDQPLLRELANFEQLVLICGHYEGIDERVQNIVTREVSLGDFVLTCGEIPALALINGVIRLLPGTVGKVESLYADSFEDGLLDYPHYTRPAVFRGWEVPPVLRSGNHKKIAQWRKEKQLEVTKKKRPDLMEKYYLELKNKNEKS
- a CDS encoding cyanophycinase; this translates as MKQYQRSSILVIGGAEDKVHGKEILQSFWHCAGGTSAIIGIIPSASREPTIIGERYFNIFRDMGAKDIRVLDVRDRIHGEDKGYQEYVEECTGIFMTGGDQLRLCGLLADTPLMERIRQRVKLGEVTLAGTSAGAAVMGHHMIAGGSSGESPNRALVDMAMGLGIIPEVIVDQHFHNRNRMARLLSAISSHPERLGIGIDEDTCAVFHHHNEFIEVLGRGTVTIVDAQAMSYTNQGDVSAEAPLALHNLRLHILGHGDRYNIKNHQPIAAVVE